taacatgcaataatggtttcgtacaaaaCGTGTACTACCatgccgccgtacggcggcggctctggtacaaaaccattattgcatgattactcagacatgagagcactttggggcgagtaagtctcacagtgttagttatatgaaaggaaACACagactaagacaaggaaattcagggaaactttttaggtaccaaaactttatattatctttaaccacgagccctttttcattttcagattaacgaacctctgggAAAGGTATAGTTTatgggaatttgtgtgttttggattaacgaatcttcgccggaataacgaacagcacccaaatGCAATGGGCCATAGCACATAGACTAGGCCTAAAACATTACAAACCTCTGTGCCCGACTGTGGCcaatcagggaggtgtaagaaaaggagagacaactcttcgttaattcatgcaaacacatgtttgggttcaaaacgttacaatgggatgtctagcattccaatatacgctttgaagtcatgctctgcaccgctctagttgcaaggcgTAGtgcggagacgaagaacgcatttcacctttcgttgaattacaagctttatttctccgtaaaattttaaatgaaatactcgaattgattaagagtacaatgtagtttaggaaagaattcaataatATAAACATGTCTTTCTAGTTTCTTCGCAATGCACAaattgaagtgaaatgaaaattaggccctctttaaaacctaatatttttctataatgcgcacatttccgcatgttagttttctatcctttaatctgggatattttgatctttcaaataaagtactccgctaaagcttgctccagcgtgcttttaaaatatttgctgttaaaattgtcagttttacactgcattttgattcgctgctccaattcaaggtacataaatgtgttgccatcacattgaaagagagagcgaaatgcagtaggggcaagtatttctagatgtgagagcgctagacccgattattgatgctctcttttgtcaaagcacctgatttccacctgtagttaagcgcataacttctcggcggtgccgcgcatccttcaaaggagagcaggagttgtctctcattttcttacacctccctgggCCAATCCACCTTGCCAGAGGGAGGCATATGTGGTCAAAAATTGCCATTCTTCAGGGacaaattttgcaaggttttaGGGTATAGTTGGTAAGTCTACTACTCATTGACCACCTATTTTTAGATCGACCACGTACCACCCTTGTGCAATGGCTTTCTCGCATTGAAAATCAAAAATACATGTGGGACGGGCGCAATACGCTGGAACATTcgaacatgaatacaaattaaGAAAAATTAAGGGGATACAGGTAAATGACCTGagaaaacaggaggaaaaagaattgaagaaaatcctcATTAGTGATACACGTAATTATTGTTAACACATATTTGCCCAATCACTGGATTTATGTGCTTTTCAATGGGAAAACGGGCGGTTGGTTTAAAAAATGAGCTACCAAATAGGGTAACTAAATAcctaccatatacaatgtaccaccATTGGGCCAATGGAACACTACAACATCTCATACGTACATGTGTCACTAACTTTTAAATTGGTGTTTCGGACGTGACATTTTCTGTTAACAATTTTGGGTCGTATAGAATCAGTGCTTGAAATAAATTGATTGACATTCAAAGCATCAAATCATTGTTTAATACATGGTCAATGATGTGTAGATTTACTTTATGTAGCAGTATGAAGGTATCACCCAtgcttgaaaagaaaacatgccaAAAATTAAAACTTTTTGTCACATCTGAAACAAATTTCAGATTGAGATGATTAATACCAAAAATTAAAGCAGAACAGTTTTCACCATTTCTAAATCACCGCTTATTCTAATACCCTCATATGAATCTgtgaaaattaggaaagtattcaggtttttttttgtgtgtgaattttACGATTTCCATTAACACATGTCACATCCAAAACAGTATGTCACAGCCGAAATACTTGTATACACAACTTTCAAGTCAGTGTCTCCACTAACAGACTAACCAGGTAAATAGGTGGGGTAGGTGTTTGACTTTTATCACAATAAATATGTATTCATAAATTATGTCAGCTCAGGTTCATTTGTACATTTTGCAGTGATAAATGTAAACAAACTGTGTTTCGGATGTGACATGTTAACAACCTATGTAGGCAAATGGACCAGATACAGCAATATACATTTGCTCACTCGTTCTTCTTGTATCAACAGGGTACAACTACTGGTCTATAAGATGTAAAATGAAccacaagtacaatgtataacattATTGTATTGCAcctactaggtgttacaaaaaacatttctcacttttgatccttaaaagttcgaaaactatatatcagataataCCGACATTGATATAtaagcaatagctgaatagtgtacaattttgttggaggtaatttaaaaatgataGCATATTATCAGTTtcagggcaagtccaagataatgtcccctcagatgctcaaaattcatcttgatttaatcgaaaagttattgatatcatgttgtagccaaagagttaaattatatatttccagcaaagaaaatattgaattatgcaaatttatgcaagaaatatgaccttaatttgcataaagtaaaaacaaaccttacgtatgggacaaattaaaaatattcatataaaatcagttgaatttgtccttgacctagttcctttatggacatgacccctgtatgagcTAGTATAATTTccaattggtaagacaaggtcagcacattaattatgcaaattatgcactttcccagaacgaagtgtcccatacgtaaggatttgagtatgtttttttaagttttctcTAAAGATTTctaacattgaccaatcatacttcaggaagttctaatttattcattttaactccatattagcaaaactaaatgtggaaatttaattagtccttcctcttataactaattaaagtttgcttacgtatgggacaaatgccttacgtatgggacattacatgcaaagtgaatgggaaaaccgccttttgacatggatgctatatgtccttacatttgtttggttaatggttatctttgcacctactctgaaggatatgtctatatatctgcctctcctactcagttgacctcagggagagtgtaagaacagcattattgagtcattctatgattaagaaaggaaaataaagaatattcatttattttcattacaggctgtgcagctggtcttcAATTAGCATTCCtccctttaacattttgatattggatattttcttaattcagttatcattttcaactttacctctctacaaaatgactttgtacAAGAGAGtgggattctctgagtgtcattttaggtgcagtacatTGTTCAGCATGTACTACAGGCTGTACAGCCTCAAAagggaaatcaaaacaattgtgcttgTGGCgctcatcaatgacaacattacaGGTCTTACTGAATAGAAAAATCACTTGAGGTGAcagcaggtaactttgtcattaatagagttgatagcaaaggaaaaaccctacgagaatactttttattttgatatgatgtttaatatttcaactgcacaccctcagaatatgtcatgactttatcaaggtcatgaacatgatttctaaAAATCCggtaaaatgaagactatatTTACCAtgaaccacaatatcaatactggttctctggttggagtgctaaaaacacaaactaCACAAAAAATagggatttcattttttttctattttgtgtttgaggagacagatgtgctctgagacaccttcatcaaatcatacttactttgtaccccacatctacacaattatcaacatacattgcaatctggtagtgtatgatcaaatgaggttattagaatttatcaaaattgtaagtttcagatcagtgagttacttaagAGTTTCAAATCTAGAATTACGTTTTCTCTGAAGACTTGAatacaaatgataatctttcctgttTCACTACACAAgcattatgtatgtacaaagtatcaacacaaattttgtggtctttggtttcatagactTGAAGCCATgcaatttgagaaaaaaaaaagccagcataggtacatacattcttctatctcttTGTTCTACCACGGCTTTTAAAGTCtaaaagtttcattcaaatttgattgattttgcagaagctaaaattcacatggcaaaacatgatgattacagagcaaaatgaattactcttgttgttgtgttttgtgctgcatttcaaactaTTATAAAGCTCTATAAAAACTTActagacaacttgcaaggtaagcctacAGTTGTAGAActactgaaagtacccacttcaaactgtatttgcaaattacactgtacatgacatttgattttacagttgaaattatcaagactacaaattagtcatggtacatgtgcatgtatgctacatcaaggtcacaagctagaatttgcacattttttttttttcaattgataaAAATATTGACCAGAGtattacaaatgggctagaaatagagtgtcagtataTACTGTATCTGTATGTAtagacatcatgaggacagtgttaatgcatgacggaatccaaactaagaTATTTAATTGcaaattggtaattacttttatttgtcttATTTTAGCTTTTGTTAGGTACTTGAACTGGGAAAGCACCTACTTAGcagtctatttcatttgttaaatgttgtagtatgatttgtggaactgaatatgacactatgggAAAATTCaaagtcattcccatgaatacacttgtgcactaaagacatatgtcccatacgtaagttgagccatgtcccatacgtaaggtgtactttcgttaattaaaccaacttcatgaaaaaatgctttattcttttgcaatgaaactttgctgaaagatacttcagtattgtacctttctttACTTCTAAACAGAACTTGATCAataaggtactttcagagaacTTTCAAGTCAaacttttttttgaaaaatccagtttttctctggtcccatacgtaagttgccatatttttcttaataaaataattaacccaaggtcaaatgacatcaaacttaaacacaatgttcttctcagggataccagtcatcctgatgataaacaggaaaatccaagtgctccttcattacttttcagaggtttgaaatctctgaatgtcccatacgtaaggtgcgcgatatcttggacttgcccatcattaaattcaagatttattttagAGTTAGGTTTCTGTTTCAgatttttctctgttttcaaccctctgtacaaaattgtaattttgcaCAGGAGTCCATTGGTGTgcatgggagtgtgtggttaacaccctgacaatggtcctgaacagtggccaggattggaatgctctattacatgtacatagtcaTGAGAAATTCCGCTGTCACTTTCTTCATCCTgaatgtagtgtatgcaagcacatgagaACATGTGCCTATttctttcatgtgcatgcattttaccctttaccatggattcagactagcagtgcccggggcaatccatcatgaattattaaaaaagcattcatgtgccttggagcaagagtccagaagcctagtcagcagagctctgaaaaagGGGATATttgtggtattcatgtctattgttcagggtcattgtaagcaatTACACATCCTCAGCGGTTACACAAAGTCTTGCTGGTTTGAAAAGCAACAGATGTTTGCATTATAGTAAAATACTGTTTCGGACATGACACATCAGTGTTGACATTGCTTTTATCTTAGATTCAATACAATTTTTTAAACATTAAATTGTGTTTTAAGTCAGTTTGATTGAAATACCAGTGCAAAGCAAACTTTGGAAAAATGAATTTGCTAttactcatttttctttcttttttcacctTTATTTGTCAAGAATATCCAATACATGTATCCATGGACATGAATACTGTATAATGTTCTCATTGGACATTCACATGTTACACAATATATTGCAAAGCAACTCATTAGTGTGCTGCACCTGTATGTTTTAAGTCACTGTCATGCTGATGTGCTGTGAATAgtgaatcagtttcattaacatttcattgatattttgttACATCAACTTCTGTAAACACACAGACTGTAGTACACAGAATACTGTGGAAATCAAGATGTCAGATTTTTTTGCctacttgtacaatgtatgagcaACAAATCAAAgaacaaaacagcaaaacaattGGTATATTAGAAAATAAAAAGTGTTTTCCGACTTTTAAAGGAATACAGCAAtataaattattttctttcttttagaaTTGTTTAAGTACGGTACCATGTAAcataatattttgtactgttgcCTTGACTTCTAGAACTGAGAAAATGGAAGTCTTTTGCCGGCTGTGTAAGGGGCATTTGCTGAGGCCAGTAGTGTCAAATGTAGCTCCAACAGCGGTGTTGATGAGGTGCAATTCAAACAGAGCTGCTATTGCCAAGACCAATCGCAAGATCTACCCGAGGATGTACCCGACAGTTGTGGTTAACACTGATGGCTCAACTTATCGTATCATGTACTCTGAACCCAGGAAGATCTTGAAggtatgctttttcatatttttgagaTGTGTCTTTCTTGAAATGCCAAGTTGGTGAGCAGACCTAGAGTGCGTTCCAGTGCTCTCCTATAGCGAACTGTCCCGTACTGTATCAGTACCAGATGAGTGCTTGAACACTCCTAAAGTGTACAGTACcatactgtaccgagccaaaagtgaaccacttcccgatgtgcaaaagggtaccaaaagcgtaccaaaagttcgcgGGTGAGAATGTGCGTATCATGCACACATGTCATACATTGTAATGCAACTTTATGTTTGGGACAGCTGAAAGTAGTTCAAGCACACCAGGTGAACAACCCTCTTTCTACAAAGTGCATGACCtgttctaaaaataactcaCGAGGTCACTTTCTCAACAGAGCTCTCGAACACTTCAATCTGGAACAGTTCATTATGGTgtgctttagttcagttcgctttggtgcGCTCTAGAGCACTCGAACGTACATGTACCCTTAGTCAACTGCTGAACAGCAGTGCAATTCACACAAAAACCCATGTCTTTGtaaactaccccccccccccacacacacacacacacacatacactaccaccaccaccatcaccactacTACCACAAAAACTACCGGTATGTACAGAAAAAGTATTCAGAATTGCCATTTGTATTCACAGTCATCTTATTAAAGCTGTCTGTATATGTAcattaaataaatgtaaaatttgGCTTGAAATTGCATGCTGTTGATAGCCCTTGCATGCTTATCCTACACATttttacatgtaaatgtttctTTGAAGATAGCATCAATTACCGATGTAATAAGAGTCAAAATCATCTCCATACTATCAAAAGACTGGAAAGGCATGACTTGTCTTGTCTTTTATGTGAGGGactttcattcttttcattttcgttttCAGCTTCCTGTAGATGTTAACATGCTGCCTCTGGATGAAAAGAAGCTCCGCCTTACACGCTACCAGCCCAAGAAGAAAGTCAAGATCATTGATGATCTCAATGACAATTTTGATGCCAACAAATACAAGCATCTGTGGAACAAGCGAAAATAACAGCAATAGAACATGATGCAAAAACTCATGGAGGTACAAGCGAAAGATATTATTCCTAAGAGAATGGAGTGCAAACAGTAGAGGGATACACATCTTTCTCACATTTCCTGTGTCACTTACAAAGAAACAGAGTGGAGATGAGTGATTGGAACAGGTTCTGCTGAGATGCTAGATCAGCCAATCACTGACATGATACTACATTGTACTGGTATTACAAGGGGAGAAAGATGATCATGTTGATATGCGTTTCAGAGGACTGAATATTATTGTACTCAGTAAGTATTATGGTCAGCTTCCAGTGTTATGTTCGTCTTTCAATATCCCAAAAGCAATCTGCTCTTCATTGAGCTCTTATGCAGCAGGTTAATTGGCTTGCCGATGTCGCTTGCAGTGTAAACAATTGTGTTATCACAGTGTCCATAGAGCTCAATGTAACATAAAAATATGCTTATGAGAGGACGTGTTTTTACATGTTTCACTGtgcacatgtacaaacatataGGAGTTGATATAAAAACCCACATATTTTGATGATGAAATGACTAAAATGCCTATTTCTGTCCATCTTTGGAAGCTTTCTACACATTCACTCCCCTGTCCCAACTTCCACACCTATTGCGGTTAAACGTAGATGGTCATCTCAAAGAAgagtggaacctcgttataacaAGGTTGGATATAGAGAGACACCTGAAGCGATAATTTTGCAGGTCccattattttttgtattcatttatttttacccTTTTTGTCACCAAGATACGCAATACGAGAACATTTTAGCAGACCCAAGCAACTCATTATAATGGGGTTCCTCTGTATTTATCATATTCCCTGTTTGCTGATCGGGCTGTTTTCTGGCCTATCACACAGTTTGGTGACCCATCAGGCAGTCTGCTGGCCTATCACACAGTTTGGTGACCCATCAGGCCATTTGCCTATCAGGCTGTTTGCTTGCCCATCAGGCTGTTTGCTGTTTATACCATGgttgagcaaaatgaaaaaaactatACCTTATGTAGCCCGGCGATGGGGGAGCTacaaaagcccccccccccccccccccccaatgtttTGCACAATTATTTTTTgaggttgaaaattttgtttctttcacattttgtgcacattttgaGATCCTATTTACGAAAATCATGGGTATGCTTGAAGAGATATAGCACATTTTCATGAACAGTGTTACCAAAAATGGCAATTTCCATTGActtttgtgtgtacaatgtatggattTTGCAGGAAGTgtaaaatcagtgtttttccCTGTTTTTTCTTAGATAACATCCTTTTTTGGTTATCATCTATTCTAGGTAAAGAgaagcaatgaaaaacaaaaacaaaaaagaaatacaatgtacataagaaTACCCAATCAGGGTATGCGAATGCATAACGggaaaaatgagaaaacttggtgaaaatgtgttttttgctgtttgttgtagctgagtgtacacattttcatttcatgtaaagaaagagtcaaatttttgcatcaaaatgggcataaattagcattttaATTAGGGGTGTCAAATTACATTAAAATGActaatatattggaaaaatttatttaaaaaaaaggacaaatgtTTTTTCATCTGAAATTGCTTTTAGATATTCCTGATAAATACCCCTTTAATTCACCACTAGCACGTAACCATGACATaccacaaaatatgaattaatgtcatattttcacTACTCAAAATGGATGGTCAATTTTGTAGGGATTACTTTGAATTCATATAAAAccatttttatgtattttataatatttCTCTTTTGCCAAAGAGTGAAGAGGTAACAGACATATGCTGGCCATTATtacaaagttttatgaaattagggctGGTATATTggaagatatgatatttttcaccaaaaaattatctttacagtttgaccttgaatattcatatatgtGTGCATAGTGTTTGGATCCGTTCTCACATTTTTGAACACAGATAGAGGAATGAATATGAGATTTATGTTGACTTGAGTTGATATCCAAgctgtgacactcaaacaatgacatattaaACCAAAATATGCTGTACTATGTTTTTGcttatgatacatgtatctttaaaaaatgaaaaagcattGAAATAAGAACACTGAACACTTGTCATATGATCTTCATGCAGTAGAAGATGGGTATGGATCTTATTTTCTCAGCAAtttgtaaatattaaaaaaaaaaaatcttattgctcaaatttgctaaaaaatttcacacaatagattGCTACATATGTACAAGTCATGGCTAAAAAACCAAGGATATTGAATAAGGGCAAAAGATTCTTGTAAGTTGTCAAATTAGGATGTACCTCACTGAaaatactataaaaaaaaaaggctgcaaaaatggctcaaaactcaaaactggctGAACATTTATTGGCAAACAGCACACCATATTGT
This sequence is a window from Diadema setosum chromosome 13, eeDiaSeto1, whole genome shotgun sequence. Protein-coding genes within it:
- the LOC140237196 gene encoding large ribosomal subunit protein mL55-like; translated protein: MEVFCRLCKGHLLRPVVSNVAPTAVLMRCNSNRAAIAKTNRKIYPRMYPTVVVNTDGSTYRIMYSEPRKILKLPVDVNMLPLDEKKLRLTRYQPKKKVKIIDDLNDNFDANKYKHLWNKRK